From Frateuria aurantia DSM 6220, one genomic window encodes:
- the folK gene encoding 2-amino-4-hydroxy-6-hydroxymethyldihydropteridine diphosphokinase, with product MSRVYLSLGSNQSPGRHLRAAVAALRERFRRVEVSPAYRSASVGFDGHPFINLAVSLDTDMEPLDLKGWLHALEDREGRRRDQPRFSNRTLDIDIVFVDQRIIDADGLRIPRQEWCQPFVLKPMLDLEPEFREPLSGETLARLWPVHQPPAGTLQLVDLSQLD from the coding sequence ATGAGCCGGGTCTACCTGAGCCTGGGCTCGAATCAGTCACCGGGGCGACATCTGCGGGCGGCGGTGGCCGCCCTGCGGGAGCGTTTCAGGCGAGTCGAAGTCTCGCCGGCCTATCGCAGTGCCTCGGTAGGTTTTGACGGTCATCCGTTCATCAACCTGGCCGTGAGCCTGGATACCGACATGGAGCCGCTGGATCTCAAGGGCTGGCTGCATGCACTGGAGGACAGGGAAGGCCGGCGTCGTGATCAGCCGCGTTTTTCCAACCGTACCCTGGACATCGATATCGTGTTTGTCGATCAGCGGATCATTGATGCCGACGGTCTGCGGATTCCCCGTCAGGAATGGTGCCAGCCCTTCGTTTTGAAGCCGATGCTGGATCTGGAGCCGGAATTCCGCGAGCCGCTGAGCGGCGAAACCCTGGCCCGGCTCTGGCCTGTGCATCAGCCGCCGGCAGGTACCCTGCAGCTGGTGGATTTGTCGCAACTGGACTGA
- a CDS encoding mechanosensitive ion channel family protein, with protein sequence MNLEHYLPVNGGLRASILVAGLFLGAWLIGLLVQWIVQRVLHTLALRTRWVWDDVLLDHGVARWLARAVPPMIIQYGIVLIPGVPDRYDEGIARLAEAWLVFCMGMAVSSLLSGLDQLYRQGGPVQRQSLKGLVQLARLVVMIFTGLVIVGVVTGRQIGLLLSGLGAMSAVLLLVFKDTILGFVAGVQLSTNDMLRVGDWITLPAAGADGHVLDIGLHAVKVRNFDQTIVTIPTWKLMSESYQNWRGMVEAGGRRIKRALLLDASSVTELTPEAAAGIWPGEAATAYLQGQLPGLPDGRSGAGWQATNLGLFRTYARDYLERHPRIRQDLAVVVRQLPISGEGLPLELWCFTQETALAGYEAVQSDIFEHLLIQLPRFGLRLYQQPAGTDLRAIGAGMREAATTVPGA encoded by the coding sequence ATGAATCTGGAACATTATCTGCCGGTCAACGGCGGACTGCGGGCGTCCATCCTGGTGGCCGGGCTGTTTCTGGGGGCCTGGCTGATCGGCCTGCTGGTGCAATGGATCGTGCAGCGCGTGCTGCACACGCTGGCATTGCGGACCCGCTGGGTCTGGGATGACGTGCTGCTGGACCATGGCGTGGCCCGCTGGCTGGCGCGTGCCGTGCCGCCGATGATCATCCAGTACGGCATCGTGCTGATTCCTGGCGTGCCTGACCGTTATGACGAAGGTATTGCCCGGCTGGCTGAAGCCTGGCTGGTGTTCTGCATGGGCATGGCCGTCAGTTCCCTGCTGTCGGGGCTGGATCAGCTGTACCGCCAGGGTGGCCCGGTTCAGCGCCAGTCGTTGAAGGGTCTGGTGCAGCTGGCCCGGCTGGTGGTGATGATCTTCACCGGCCTGGTCATCGTCGGCGTCGTCACCGGCCGCCAGATCGGTCTGCTGCTGTCCGGACTGGGAGCGATGTCGGCGGTCTTGCTGCTGGTGTTCAAGGACACCATCCTGGGCTTTGTGGCCGGCGTCCAGCTGTCGACCAATGACATGCTGCGGGTCGGTGACTGGATCACCCTGCCGGCGGCGGGCGCGGATGGCCATGTGCTGGATATCGGTCTGCATGCAGTCAAGGTGCGCAATTTCGACCAGACCATCGTCACCATTCCGACCTGGAAGCTGATGAGCGAGAGCTACCAGAACTGGCGCGGCATGGTCGAGGCCGGTGGCCGCCGTATCAAACGTGCCCTGCTGCTGGATGCATCCAGCGTGACCGAACTGACCCCGGAAGCGGCCGCCGGCATCTGGCCGGGCGAGGCCGCGACCGCCTATCTGCAAGGGCAGTTGCCGGGCCTGCCGGACGGCCGTTCCGGTGCTGGCTGGCAGGCGACCAATCTTGGCCTGTTCCGTACCTATGCCAGAGATTATCTGGAACGGCATCCACGCATTCGTCAGGATCTGGCGGTGGTGGTGCGCCAATTGCCGATCAGCGGCGAAGGGCTGCCTCTGGAGCTGTGGTGCTTTACCCAGGAAACCGCGCTGGCCGGCTACGAGGCCGTGCAGAGCGATATTTTCGAGCATCTTCTGATCCAGCTGCCACGCTTTGGTCTGCGCCTGTATCAGCAGCCGGCAGGGACGGATCTGCGGGCGATCGGTGCCGGCATGCGGGAGGCGGCGACGACCGTGCCGGGCGCATGA
- the folB gene encoding dihydroneopterin aldolase gives MDIVFIEDLRIDAVIGIYDWERRVRQTLALDIEMAFDNRPPAATDDINLTLNYKDVSKRLISYVGESQFGLVETLAERCAAIIREEFGVVWVRLKLSKPGAVRGARAVGVRIERGQRPD, from the coding sequence ATGGATATCGTTTTTATTGAAGATCTGCGGATCGATGCCGTGATCGGCATTTATGACTGGGAGCGGCGGGTTCGTCAGACGCTGGCCCTGGATATCGAGATGGCGTTCGACAATCGCCCGCCGGCCGCCACCGACGACATCAACCTGACCTTGAATTACAAGGATGTCTCCAAGCGGCTGATCAGCTATGTCGGCGAGTCGCAGTTCGGGCTGGTCGAGACGCTGGCCGAGCGCTGCGCCGCGATCATTCGCGAAGAGTTCGGCGTGGTCTGGGTTCGCTTGAAGCTGTCCAAGCCGGGGGCGGTGCGCGGAGCGCGTGCAGTGGGTGTGCGGATCGAACGCGGACAACGGCCGGACTGA